DNA from Chaetodon trifascialis isolate fChaTrf1 chromosome 14, fChaTrf1.hap1, whole genome shotgun sequence:
CAAGTTTTCTGATTTGATCAAAAAGCCATTCATATTTGCAAAGCACATGtttaaaaataatacaataagtAAAGTAGAATAACATTAAAATGCCAAATTTCACAATATCATGGTCTTACAAAAGTTCAAATTTCAAATTTGATGCTAATTTTTCTTACAAGCAGTGTGTTGTCACTCAAAACTGGCATGTTGCATGAAGGTAGACACAGTTTCACCTTGTATTACTGCCACAATATTGCTATGATAacatgtgaaagaaacaaaaaaagggaacaTATTTTTCTTCCCTAAAACTGAAATCTGTAACTTTATGcacattcaaacagcagagatgacAGAGCAGAGTGTAGCACAAAAATACGCCCTTGAGTCAACTGGTTCTTGTGAATGTGGCTATTATGtactgaatgaaatgagatcAAAGTGGCTTTATCAACCGGACTTGTGTGACCGAACAAACCGTTTTACAAGGAAGGAGTAAAGAGAGTATGTTCATCATGTCACTCCACCAGACAGCTGGATATaacaatatataaatattacagatttcagctttaaagcaacaaaaaccTCTTTTTCAGTTCTGTCTCTAAGTCATTTTTTGGCACATTTCACAGTAACACAGCAGTGCACTAGGAAGGCTATTCTACAATATCTTCATGTCACAGTTGGACCAGAGCAGGGCAGCTTGTTTCTTAGACCGGCTCCGCTGTAGAAGTCTCAGTCACTCCAGAAACGGTAACCTGGGCTACCTTTACTCGAGTCTTTCCACAGGCGGCTCCATCTTTCCCCGCCCCGCCCGCTGTGCCTCTCACACTCCTGCTGTTCCAGTCACTCTCAGCGCTGTTGTCCAGAGGCTGCGTTGCTCCCCGGCACATATGGCAGATGTTGACGAAGGCCCTGCGCAGGTCCTTGCTCCTCATGGCGTAGATCACAGGGTTCACGGTGGAGTTGAGCAGACAGAGCATGCTGCAAAAGGCAAACACAGTCTTGATGAAGTCGTTCACCTTCCCAAAGAGGTCGTAAACCATGATGGCAAGGAGTGGGCCCCAGCAGATGATGAGGGCCACCAGGATCAGAACCAGGGTTTTAGCCAGACGGAGATCCATCCGGGCCTGCTCGGGCCTCACTGTCTGCACTTTAGTGCCCTCCGCAGTGTAGACTATCACACTCCTCTGGGAGCTGCGGCTCAGCATGCGGACAGCATGGTTGTGGGACTTCCAGAGGATGAACATGTAGGCGTAGATGATGAACAGGACCAAGATAGTCGTCATCCCGATCCAGAACATCAGGTACTTCTGGTCGATTAGAGGGAAAATGTCCGAGCAGACAGAGTTGAGACGCTTGCAGTTCCACcccagcagcggcagcagagagaagatgaTGGAGATGGTCCACATCACGCTGAAGGCAATGATTGCTTTAGTCTTTGTGATGATGCGTTTATACGACATGGGCCTGTGGATGGAGATGTAGCGGTCAATTGCAGTGAGAAACAGACTGCCAACAGAGGCGGTGAAGGAGGCGATGACCCCGGCCAGCTTGAACAGGAAAATATTGGGGCTGTCCTTCCTGTGGAGGACATGGAAATCCAGGAAGCTGTAGACAAAAATGATGCTGCCTATCAGATCAGCCACAGCCAGGCTCCCTATGAAGTGGTAGGAAGGCCGAGACCGAAGCGTATGGGAGTGCAGGATCACACACAGCACCATGAGGTTCTCCAGCACCGTAAAAGTACCCAGGGTGAGCGCCAAGATGGCGATCGCAAGCTGCTGACCGGGAGTGAGGATCATGAAACACTCCATGTTGTCCACAAGGTCCTCCCCACACTGTGTCGCCCCTCCACCACCCCCAGACGTGCCATTATTCAGCAGAAAGTCTGATACGTTGGTGGGGAAAATGGGAGCGAGGCCGCTGTGGATGGCCTCTTTATTTCCAGGAACGAGTCCGAGGAGGGAGTGACTCGCCGAGGCGGAGTGAGGTTTCTCAAAGTGGAACCTGTTCTTGATTAGAGTCGAGTCGATGGACGGGTCGTCGTAGCTGGCGTCATTAGAGCCAAGATACGGGACACCCGTCGTTAAGGTGCTCATTGTGGTGCCTGCTATCCTGTGCAAAGCCATCTTCATGGCTGATTTGTGGCTGTGGAGATGCTCAGTTGAGTGGATGTGTAGTGTAACAGCATTAGACCCATGCAAATGGACACctatgaagagaaaaaaaagatttttttttcccattaagaaaagcacaaaacacatcTTGTTCAATTTAattattaaaatgcatgaaGCAGCATCAGTGGTTATTAATGATTAATATGGCGGAAAATGAATTTGTTGCTGGGAGATATGGGGGAATCTGTGTATCAGCCAGCTGACTCCAGAGCAGATGCATCCCAGACAATAGTGGGAAACTGAACAGTTGACGACAAACCTGTGCAGCCTCGGGGGAAATCATTGCATTAAGTATGTAGGACAGCCAGGCTTTCTTATTAATTAAAGGAGGTCATTAAGCATTAAGCTGCTTTTACTCTATAATCACTGGATTAATTAGGCATCAAGGGAGGAACTAGATAAAGAGCACACATAACTGTCCAATGATCCATTTTACATTTCTATGTCAGTAATGATGATGTCAATTATTAACAGTCAAGTTTACATGAAGATTTTTGAATAAGACATttttgaagggaaaaaaaaatagcaacaaCTAAACAAGACATGACCCTTTGCAGATGAGATTAGTTTGAGAGCAGAACCAGTTAAGTAAAACCAATTTGGCTCATATATTTGGAATTAACACGCCaagaacaaatgaaaggaaaacaaatataACACAGAAattcacaaataaaaaatgattaaaaaaagatgctaaaagctttaaaaaacaaaaacgtacCTTGATTTTCTCAGCGCAAACACCTCGCTTCGATCCATGccggggaggaaaaaaaaaaaaatcaactaaacTGGGAGCAaaccagtctgttgttgttgttgttgttgccttcACTCTCTTCACCAACAGTTAAAGCAACTCCAAGCCAGAGCCGGAAGCCGGTGTGAAAAGCTTCTTGTTCTGTTGGTTTGTCGGGGGAATGATGGTGCGTtcactgtctctgtgctgtcagtgtcagatACAGTAAAGGCAGACATGCAGCCGGTGCAGAGCGTTTGCGGAGCGGGCGGTTATAAGGCTGCTTTTTGTGCGCCTGCTGGTCACGTGGTCTGAGGTGTTTGAGCGCATCCCTGAGCAGCATCCACACCTCTTCACACAGACAGGCGGCTCATGGAAAGCAGCCTTAACCCATGCGTTCAGCAGAGACTGGCTTTACTTCCTGAGCTGTTCAGTGACCCACGAATAATAATAACATGTAACTgcaatttcaacatttttttattttttgattaaaaCCCAGCATGTAGAAAAAACACCAAAGCTATGACCCTGACATTTTCCACTAACTTGAAATTTATCttaaatcattgttttttatGCTAAATAAGGAAATATTTCAAGGTTCAGCTTCACTACAAGACAGCCACCTCCACAGTGCACAAACAGTttttagaataaaaacaataaatagaggcaatacaattaaaaaaaaaaagtatataaaGGTTACACTAATGGAAGCAATTACAAGGAAAACTGAATCATATTTACAAGGAAGATAtaaaaaatgtgcagtatttcatGGTTTAATTTTCATAGGCTATATGTTATAGTGCCAAAATGTATTCACAGTCAGCAAAATGTACAGTGTGTTATCTTGCTCAGTCATTAATGTTTCGGGAAATAAAAGTTTAATTTCACCTAATTTATTTATAAAGACAACTCACATTAAGTAACATTCATGTATGCAGTCCTTTGGTGGGATGGTTAATGTTTTGTAGTGGTTAAAAAGTGGTTAG
Protein-coding regions in this window:
- the LOC139342249 gene encoding cannabinoid receptor type 1B; the encoded protein is MKMALHRIAGTTMSTLTTGVPYLGSNDASYDDPSIDSTLIKNRFHFEKPHSASASHSLLGLVPGNKEAIHSGLAPIFPTNVSDFLLNNGTSGGGGGATQCGEDLVDNMECFMILTPGQQLAIAILALTLGTFTVLENLMVLCVILHSHTLRSRPSYHFIGSLAVADLIGSIIFVYSFLDFHVLHRKDSPNIFLFKLAGVIASFTASVGSLFLTAIDRYISIHRPMSYKRIITKTKAIIAFSVMWTISIIFSLLPLLGWNCKRLNSVCSDIFPLIDQKYLMFWIGMTTILVLFIIYAYMFILWKSHNHAVRMLSRSSQRSVIVYTAEGTKVQTVRPEQARMDLRLAKTLVLILVALIICWGPLLAIMVYDLFGKVNDFIKTVFAFCSMLCLLNSTVNPVIYAMRSKDLRRAFVNICHMCRGATQPLDNSAESDWNSRSVRGTAGGAGKDGAACGKTRVKVAQVTVSGVTETSTAEPV